A stretch of the Vigna radiata var. radiata cultivar VC1973A chromosome 7, Vradiata_ver6, whole genome shotgun sequence genome encodes the following:
- the LOC106769372 gene encoding uncharacterized protein LOC106769372 isoform X2, translated as MCTFPDSSLRMESAYRAWLREKRERSTPAELNELCRELQTALGTAKWQLEEFEKAVRLSYRHHGDDNSSARHRQFISAIESQITQVEEALRESFIEQGKQPLRWVHLDEEERDDLAAFLSGTCQTIKSTTDDESMEGTATKISSLQQKQVKKEDKNVDINTFCNRDLSASEKSSKDVISANKDANYVIEIKADAVSRSNDEIVSQTDRTSTRKTWNPPNYGALKIVIADEDEPRDNTPRTVDATPKEKGFKNLSWKQKFEEYPQAMRVVRMFNQRFGRTGICQSQRQFQRPFHPRYGCSVQVTLVLMLTIFLLVPFVLYSS; from the exons ATGTGTACGTTCCCCGATTCGTCTCTTAG AATGGAATCTGCTTACAGGGcatggttgagagaaaagagagaaaggtcAACTCCTGCGGAATTAAATGAACTATGTAGGGAGCTACAAACTGCTTTAGGTACTGCAAAATGGCAG ttaGAGGAGTTTGAGAAAGCTGTCAGGCTAAGCTACCGACATCATGGTGATGACAATTCAAGCGCTAGGCATAGGCAGTTTATTTCTGCCATTGAAAGCCAAATTACCCAAGTTGAAGAAGCACTAAGAGAATCTTTTATTGAGCAAGGCAAGCAACCCCTTCGGTGGGTACATCTGGATGAAGAAGAGCGAGATGATCTGGCTGCGTTTCTATCCGGAACTTGTCAGACCATAAAAAGCACCACTGATGATGAATCCATGGAGGGTACCGCCACGAAGATAAGCTCACTTCAGCAGAAACAAGtcaaaaaagaagataaaaatgtaGATATAAACACTTTCTGCAACCGTGATTTATCTGCTAGTGAAAAGTCTTCTAAGGATGTCATTTCTGCTAACAAGGATGCAAATTATGTGATAGAAATAAAAGCAGATGCTGTTTCCAGAAGTAATGATGAGATAGTTTCTCAAACAGATAGAACAAGTACAAGAAAGACGTGGAATCCACCTAATTACGGTGCTCTAAAAATTGTAATTGCTGACGAAGATGAGCCAAGAGATAATACTCCACGGACTGTTGATGCCACCCCTAAAGAAAAAGGATTCAAAAATCTATCCTGGaaacaaaagtttgaagaaTATCCTCAGGCCATGCGAGTAGTTCGTATGTTCAATCAG CGTTTTGGACGCACTGGTATATGCCAGAGCCAGAGACAGTTTCAAAGGCCATTCCACCCACGATATGGGTGTTCTGTTCAAGTTACACTTGTTCTAATGCTGACCATTTTTCTTCTTG TTCCCTTTGTACTCTATTCATCTTGA
- the LOC106769372 gene encoding uncharacterized protein LOC106769372 isoform X1 codes for MLVANSFDLWRKDAFFSAAEEVQESADVMESAYRAWLREKRERSTPAELNELCRELQTALGTAKWQLEEFEKAVRLSYRHHGDDNSSARHRQFISAIESQITQVEEALRESFIEQGKQPLRWVHLDEEERDDLAAFLSGTCQTIKSTTDDESMEGTATKISSLQQKQVKKEDKNVDINTFCNRDLSASEKSSKDVISANKDANYVIEIKADAVSRSNDEIVSQTDRTSTRKTWNPPNYGALKIVIADEDEPRDNTPRTVDATPKEKGFKNLSWKQKFEEYPQAMRVVRMFNQRFGRTGICQSQRQFQRPFHPRYGCSVQVTLVLMLTIFLLVPFVLYSS; via the exons ATGCTGGTAGCTAATAGCTTTGATCTATGGCGAAAGGACGCTTTTTTCTCTGCGGCGGAAGAGGTGCAGGAATCGGCTGATGT AATGGAATCTGCTTACAGGGcatggttgagagaaaagagagaaaggtcAACTCCTGCGGAATTAAATGAACTATGTAGGGAGCTACAAACTGCTTTAGGTACTGCAAAATGGCAG ttaGAGGAGTTTGAGAAAGCTGTCAGGCTAAGCTACCGACATCATGGTGATGACAATTCAAGCGCTAGGCATAGGCAGTTTATTTCTGCCATTGAAAGCCAAATTACCCAAGTTGAAGAAGCACTAAGAGAATCTTTTATTGAGCAAGGCAAGCAACCCCTTCGGTGGGTACATCTGGATGAAGAAGAGCGAGATGATCTGGCTGCGTTTCTATCCGGAACTTGTCAGACCATAAAAAGCACCACTGATGATGAATCCATGGAGGGTACCGCCACGAAGATAAGCTCACTTCAGCAGAAACAAGtcaaaaaagaagataaaaatgtaGATATAAACACTTTCTGCAACCGTGATTTATCTGCTAGTGAAAAGTCTTCTAAGGATGTCATTTCTGCTAACAAGGATGCAAATTATGTGATAGAAATAAAAGCAGATGCTGTTTCCAGAAGTAATGATGAGATAGTTTCTCAAACAGATAGAACAAGTACAAGAAAGACGTGGAATCCACCTAATTACGGTGCTCTAAAAATTGTAATTGCTGACGAAGATGAGCCAAGAGATAATACTCCACGGACTGTTGATGCCACCCCTAAAGAAAAAGGATTCAAAAATCTATCCTGGaaacaaaagtttgaagaaTATCCTCAGGCCATGCGAGTAGTTCGTATGTTCAATCAG CGTTTTGGACGCACTGGTATATGCCAGAGCCAGAGACAGTTTCAAAGGCCATTCCACCCACGATATGGGTGTTCTGTTCAAGTTACACTTGTTCTAATGCTGACCATTTTTCTTCTTG TTCCCTTTGTACTCTATTCATCTTGA